The Nonlabens spongiae genome contains a region encoding:
- a CDS encoding IS110 family RNA-guided transposase has translation MKKLVVGIDISKDTLDFCILESEGVTINGRGQLQNSSKQIKKWLDGFNREQARFVMEHTGHYGMELIQSLAGAGHDFYLINPLELKRSMGIQRGKSDRVDAYRIAEYGITNRHKLTPFVLPTENLVRLRALMTARQRYVKIAVQVKNSIRANEILGRTVDVKSLLREERRQLAQVERTIASLERQMNEAIASDQAIRQTYGKITKVTGVGPIIAMKCIVETDNFTRFTDPRKFCSHGGLAPFPYQSGSSIKGRNRTHHLRDRTLKALLIRGATTAVRHDPQLKRYYNRKTGEGKHHMSVINAVANKLVLRIFAVAKRDEPFVKLAA, from the coding sequence ATGAAAAAACTAGTAGTAGGGATCGACATCTCAAAGGACACGCTGGACTTTTGCATCCTTGAAAGCGAGGGCGTCACCATCAATGGTCGTGGTCAGCTACAGAACAGTTCAAAGCAGATCAAAAAATGGCTGGACGGCTTCAACAGGGAGCAGGCTCGTTTTGTAATGGAACATACCGGGCACTACGGCATGGAACTCATACAGAGCCTTGCCGGAGCGGGACATGACTTTTATCTCATAAATCCTCTCGAACTCAAGAGATCCATGGGCATCCAGCGCGGCAAGAGCGATAGGGTCGATGCCTATCGTATCGCAGAATATGGCATCACGAACCGGCACAAGCTCACACCCTTTGTCCTGCCCACCGAGAACCTGGTCAGGCTCAGGGCGCTCATGACGGCCCGACAGCGATATGTCAAGATAGCCGTCCAGGTCAAGAACAGCATCAGGGCAAACGAGATCCTGGGAAGGACGGTGGATGTAAAAAGCCTGCTGCGGGAAGAAAGAAGACAGCTCGCACAGGTCGAGAGGACGATCGCTAGCCTGGAACGCCAGATGAACGAGGCCATTGCGTCCGACCAGGCAATCAGACAGACCTATGGCAAGATAACGAAGGTCACAGGCGTCGGCCCGATCATCGCAATGAAGTGCATCGTCGAGACAGACAACTTCACCAGATTCACCGATCCAAGGAAGTTCTGCTCGCATGGCGGACTTGCCCCATTCCCGTACCAATCGGGAAGCAGCATAAAGGGCAGGAACAGGACGCACCATCTAAGGGACAGGACGCTCAAGGCATTGCTGATCAGGGGCGCGACAACGGCCGTCCGACACGACCCGCAACTCAAGAGGTACTACAACAGAAAGACTGGTGAGGGAAAGCACCACATGAGCGTAATCAATGCCGTGGCCAACAAACTTGTGCTAAGAATATTTGCCGTGGCAAAAAGGGACGAACCCTTTGTGAAATTAGCTGCCTAA
- a CDS encoding helix-turn-helix domain-containing protein — MNLSSRIGLLKEEILKKVGQKIREIRISKGLTQVELVAKMEITTDPNNISRLEAGRSNITLFTIYRISTALEVSMKELVDVE, encoded by the coding sequence TTGAACCTATCAAGTAGGATAGGTTTGCTCAAAGAAGAAATTTTGAAAAAGGTAGGTCAAAAAATAAGAGAAATAAGGATCTCTAAAGGCCTAACACAGGTGGAGCTCGTGGCTAAAATGGAAATCACTACTGACCCAAATAATATTTCTAGATTAGAAGCAGGTAGAAGCAATATTACTTTGTTCACCATCTATCGTATTAGTACCGCTTTAGAGGTCTCAATGAAAGAATTGGTTGATGTGGAATAA
- a CDS encoding dihydrolipoamide dehydrogenase, with protein MKKLLLLLLSATVLISCEGDQGPPGPPGRDGLALLPLSFEQTLNFSAPDYENFIFYDDFVNINEVGVNDMTLVYILFDQTTDNQGNPLDVWRLLPQSLYSDFGEYQYNYDATNLDVRVFLDGPASTDFNLLGPADLENQTFRVVILPVDFLNNPNLDVSDYNSVMQVTGLDDSDFTKVE; from the coding sequence ATGAAAAAGTTACTTCTATTATTGCTTAGTGCAACCGTTTTAATTTCTTGTGAAGGTGATCAAGGACCACCGGGACCTCCTGGTAGAGATGGACTTGCCCTGTTACCACTTTCCTTTGAGCAAACCTTAAATTTTAGTGCGCCAGACTATGAAAACTTCATATTTTACGATGATTTTGTGAATATCAATGAAGTGGGCGTGAACGATATGACTCTGGTTTATATCTTGTTTGACCAGACTACAGACAATCAGGGAAATCCTCTCGATGTTTGGAGATTGTTACCACAGTCGTTGTATAGCGATTTTGGTGAATACCAATATAATTATGATGCTACTAACTTAGATGTCAGAGTTTTTCTAGACGGTCCTGCTTCCACTGACTTCAATTTATTAGGTCCAGCAGATCTTGAGAACCAAACTTTCAGGGTGGTCATATTACCAGTTGACTTCCTAAATAATCCAAATCTTGATGTCTCTGACTACAATAGTGTGATGCAGGTGACGGGACTGGACGATTCTGATTTTACCAAGGTTGAGTAA
- a CDS encoding HEPN-associated N-terminal domain-containing protein, with amino-acid sequence MKAGGLLEVICVNAIFSGTIFFSRKFMGLNDRYFYEDIGLGSVPDKMICANHLEVQALNRYIRKNAVRGTCSYCDTAYKVLPFVELMEFIMKSVNFFFEDAGNYQPYESKEGGYYWGGQYEPEDIIQDFLQIDATPFEIVTDIQESLDDSKTWTNYYQFYDSIADEYFNRWQFFCKTVKHQTRYLFHHKSNNQKLHLENTNPSETLQDIEQFIKSKKLYKTLPAGVIILRGQQHHASKKAECQEASRLVSPPIEFARNANRFSPSGISMFYGAFDFETVIKEIYKQYVDDLENRITIGKFKLKRDVRLIDLTSIPEIPSAFEHSKLNSSYYDTVFLHQFTRSISEPIDENLSYDIEYVPTQIITEYFKHQLNDSLKKPIEGILYPSAAKSGGTSLVLFWNNSLSLENLELINTTYFSDIERFLEPC; translated from the coding sequence ATGAAGGCGGGGGGTCTTTTGGAGGTGATTTGCGTAAACGCTATTTTTAGTGGCACAATTTTTTTTTCTAGAAAATTTATGGGGTTAAATGACAGATACTTTTATGAGGATATAGGGTTGGGATCTGTTCCCGATAAGATGATTTGTGCTAATCATCTTGAAGTTCAGGCACTAAATAGGTATATCCGAAAAAATGCAGTACGAGGAACTTGTAGCTATTGTGATACCGCTTATAAGGTCTTACCATTTGTAGAGTTAATGGAGTTTATTATGAAAAGCGTCAACTTCTTTTTTGAAGACGCTGGCAATTATCAGCCATATGAAAGCAAGGAAGGTGGTTATTATTGGGGTGGTCAGTATGAGCCTGAAGACATCATTCAAGACTTTTTACAAATAGATGCGACACCATTTGAAATAGTTACTGACATCCAAGAATCACTAGATGATTCTAAAACATGGACTAACTATTACCAGTTTTATGATTCCATCGCCGATGAATACTTCAATAGATGGCAGTTTTTCTGTAAAACGGTAAAGCATCAAACAAGATACTTATTTCACCATAAGAGCAACAATCAAAAGTTGCATCTTGAAAATACAAACCCAAGTGAAACTCTTCAAGATATAGAGCAATTTATCAAAAGCAAAAAATTGTACAAAACCTTACCAGCAGGAGTTATAATTCTTCGTGGACAGCAACATCACGCAAGCAAAAAAGCTGAATGCCAAGAAGCAAGTAGATTAGTTTCACCACCAATTGAATTTGCTAGAAACGCCAACAGATTTTCTCCTTCAGGTATTTCTATGTTCTATGGTGCCTTTGATTTTGAAACAGTCATTAAGGAGATATACAAGCAATACGTTGATGATTTAGAGAACCGAATTACCATTGGAAAATTCAAACTTAAACGAGATGTTCGATTAATTGACCTTACCAGCATTCCAGAAATTCCAAGTGCGTTCGAACATTCAAAGTTGAACAGTAGCTATTATGATACTGTATTTCTACATCAGTTTACCAGAAGTATTTCCGAACCAATTGATGAAAATTTAAGTTACGATATTGAATATGTACCAACTCAAATTATCACCGAATATTTTAAACATCAATTAAATGATAGTTTAAAGAAACCAATAGAAGGAATTCTTTACCCATCTGCTGCTAAATCTGGTGGCACTTCGTTAGTTCTATTTTGGAATAATTCTTTATCACTAGAAAATTTAGAATTGATAAATACCACTTATTTCAGCGATATAGAGCGTTTTTTAGAGCCCTGTTGA
- a CDS encoding TonB-dependent receptor translates to MKHFWAISIVLFCVIKSYSQQGILQGYVFFENNQPALAASIVVKDTNLKKEGTAGVKGDFKIKNIPYGTYLLEITSLNAKPFTQKITINQPITNLYPVLESTDLQELQEVLVKTETDKRRKETQGFSVTLIDTEEARTRNIQTNELLNNAVGVKLRQNGGLGSQVQYSLNGLSGSSVSIFINGIPISMYGSSFNLNSIPPALIEDIEVYKGVVPGHLADDALGGVINVILKKGTKSNLNASVSYGSFNTFQSNVNGLYRLNKSGFTVKASGFYNYSDNDYKISGPTIVDIGLGGRETRITARRFHDAYRSVGGILQVGYTNVSWADQFFVGLTGSDDYKEVQHGAFVTKIPYKGRFLESDALLANLTYQKKDLLVKGLDVNVNGLIGQRNRVVNDTVAQAYSWTGDRAIDFQGNEFEYTWGSQQEGGPTLLHINRKVASIRSGLSYAFNQDNRILVNHVYSGLDRVDEDRWLSTLENSLAQSSNLYKNIYSLSYELDLFEDRWKLNAFGKHYRQKVENIKPEFNEDRTQIVEEVFTSNKNYNGYGFATSYAIRDDLMVLLSAERAIRLPSENEVFGDAGDNTIPNLTVQPEISENVNLGFRLGKYTYKKHEISLSTNLFSRRIKDLIGLPANAEELGENDEQVQFDNFNEETNSRGFEAQVQYTYNNNLDINFNVSKLRLKTQNRRGQTVDIPNTPLFTMNTAVRYSIKNFLQKKARLELFYNHYFTDEFSYQLAQGSNVSGLDAFLIPTQFVHDFGFSYAFPKQDVVLSFDIKNIFNADAFDNRSVQKPGRAFYLKLNYFINKF, encoded by the coding sequence TTGAAACATTTTTGGGCAATAAGTATAGTACTGTTTTGTGTAATAAAATCTTATTCACAACAAGGCATTTTACAGGGATATGTTTTTTTTGAGAATAATCAACCAGCACTTGCAGCATCTATTGTTGTAAAGGACACAAACCTTAAAAAAGAGGGAACTGCCGGTGTTAAAGGTGATTTTAAAATCAAGAACATTCCTTACGGTACTTATCTTCTTGAAATTACCTCGTTAAATGCAAAACCTTTCACGCAAAAAATTACTATTAATCAACCTATAACGAACCTATATCCTGTTCTTGAATCTACCGATTTACAAGAATTACAGGAAGTGCTGGTAAAAACTGAAACGGACAAACGCCGTAAGGAAACTCAAGGTTTTTCGGTAACTCTTATAGATACCGAAGAAGCCAGAACTAGAAACATTCAAACCAATGAATTATTAAATAATGCGGTAGGTGTTAAACTGAGACAAAATGGTGGATTGGGTTCACAGGTCCAGTACAGTTTGAATGGTTTGTCAGGAAGTTCGGTAAGTATTTTTATTAATGGAATTCCTATATCGATGTACGGTTCTTCCTTTAATTTAAATAGCATTCCGCCAGCACTTATTGAGGATATTGAAGTGTACAAAGGTGTAGTGCCTGGCCACCTGGCAGATGATGCTCTAGGTGGTGTGATTAACGTTATTCTAAAAAAAGGAACCAAAAGCAATTTAAATGCGTCGGTCTCCTATGGATCTTTCAATACTTTTCAATCTAACGTGAATGGCTTATATAGGCTGAACAAATCTGGTTTTACAGTTAAAGCTTCTGGTTTTTACAACTATTCTGACAATGATTATAAAATAAGCGGCCCTACTATTGTGGACATAGGATTAGGTGGTCGAGAAACACGCATTACAGCACGCAGATTTCACGATGCTTATAGATCAGTAGGTGGTATCCTTCAAGTAGGGTATACCAATGTTTCCTGGGCCGATCAATTTTTTGTGGGCCTTACTGGATCAGATGATTACAAAGAAGTACAACATGGTGCTTTTGTTACCAAAATCCCATATAAAGGAAGGTTCCTAGAGTCTGATGCGCTGCTTGCCAATCTGACTTACCAGAAGAAGGATCTATTGGTAAAAGGTCTTGATGTAAATGTAAATGGTCTTATAGGCCAGCGCAATCGTGTGGTTAACGATACTGTAGCACAGGCTTATAGCTGGACTGGCGATAGAGCTATAGATTTTCAAGGAAACGAATTTGAATACACATGGGGCTCACAACAAGAAGGTGGTCCTACCCTACTACATATTAATAGGAAAGTGGCTTCCATAAGATCTGGATTGTCTTATGCTTTTAATCAGGATAATAGGATTCTTGTAAATCACGTGTACAGTGGTCTGGATCGTGTGGATGAGGATAGATGGTTGAGTACGTTAGAGAATTCTTTGGCACAATCCAGCAATTTGTATAAGAACATTTACTCGCTGAGTTATGAACTGGATCTTTTTGAAGACAGATGGAAGTTAAACGCCTTTGGTAAACATTACCGCCAGAAGGTAGAGAACATCAAACCAGAATTTAATGAAGACCGCACTCAAATTGTTGAAGAGGTATTCACCAGCAATAAAAATTACAACGGTTACGGATTTGCAACTTCGTACGCCATTAGGGATGACTTAATGGTTTTACTTTCGGCAGAAAGAGCAATACGTTTACCTAGCGAGAATGAAGTTTTTGGTGACGCTGGTGACAATACTATACCCAACCTAACTGTCCAGCCAGAAATTAGTGAAAATGTAAATCTAGGGTTTCGATTAGGAAAGTATACGTATAAAAAGCATGAGATCAGTCTTTCTACTAACCTCTTTTCTCGACGTATTAAAGACTTGATAGGCTTACCGGCAAATGCCGAAGAGCTGGGTGAGAATGATGAACAGGTACAGTTTGACAATTTCAATGAAGAAACAAACTCTAGAGGTTTTGAAGCTCAAGTACAGTACACTTACAATAATAATTTGGACATCAATTTTAATGTCTCAAAACTTAGATTAAAAACTCAAAACCGCCGCGGTCAAACCGTTGATATTCCTAATACACCTTTATTCACCATGAATACGGCCGTGAGGTATTCCATTAAAAATTTCTTACAGAAAAAGGCTAGACTTGAGTTGTTTTACAACCATTACTTCACCGATGAATTTTCATACCAACTAGCACAAGGTAGCAATGTAAGCGGTCTAGATGCTTTCTTGATCCCTACACAATTTGTACACGATTTTGGCTTCAGTTATGCTTTTCCTAAACAGGATGTAGTCCTAAGCTTTGACATAAAAAACATTTTCAATGCCGATGCTTTTGATAACCGATCTGTTCAAAAGCCCGGTCGAGCATTTTATTTAAAACTCAACTATTTTATCAATAAATTTTAA
- a CDS encoding site-specific DNA-methyltransferase yields the protein MPTLNWIGKEKVVNHHQDVPFKILEKQYTYSGGKEQQDATSGNKIIHGDNLEALKSLLPEYEGKIDCIYIDPPYNTGNEGWVYNDNVSHPRLKKWLGEVVGKEGEDLSRHDKWLCMMYPRLKLLHKLLSHNGFIFISIDENEIHNLRLVSEEIFGESNFRGCISRATGTPTGQGNQRVANEIDYILIYSKSKNAEILGLPFTEADSKIYNKQDNRGRYLTRTLRKTGGEDRREDRPNMYYPITSPKGDKVFPIGPSGYESRWRCSSDTFDDLESKGMIEWSENKEGELLPYLKFYLEGRTKQVGNLWTGIQGNKKASADVKSVFQKKVFDTPKPVELIDRCIRISTDKSSIILDSFAGSGTTAHAVLNLNKEDGGNRKFIMVEMEDYAKDITAERVKRVIDGYGKDKKAVDGTGGDFTYYELGKPLFNDNQILNEEVPLKNILEYVWYSETKSNYKPQDEKYLLGKKEDTAYYFYYTKDSITTLDMDFLRQVKTKASNYIIYADNCLLDKELMDKYHIVFKKIPRDISRF from the coding sequence ATGCCCACACTCAACTGGATAGGAAAAGAAAAGGTGGTGAACCACCATCAAGATGTGCCATTCAAGATTTTGGAAAAGCAATACACTTATTCAGGTGGTAAGGAACAGCAAGATGCCACCAGTGGGAATAAAATCATCCATGGGGATAATCTTGAAGCTTTAAAAAGCTTGTTGCCAGAATATGAAGGTAAGATAGACTGTATCTACATTGACCCACCTTACAACACTGGAAATGAAGGCTGGGTGTACAACGATAATGTTAGCCACCCTAGATTAAAAAAGTGGCTGGGAGAAGTTGTAGGGAAAGAAGGAGAGGATCTATCACGACATGACAAGTGGCTGTGTATGATGTATCCTAGATTGAAGTTGTTGCATAAGTTGTTATCCCACAACGGTTTTATCTTTATTTCGATAGACGAAAATGAAATTCACAATCTTCGGCTAGTAAGCGAAGAAATCTTTGGAGAGTCAAACTTCCGTGGCTGCATAAGTAGAGCTACAGGAACTCCTACTGGACAAGGCAATCAAAGAGTAGCTAATGAAATCGATTACATATTGATTTACAGCAAATCAAAGAATGCTGAAATTTTAGGATTGCCATTTACAGAAGCTGATAGTAAGATTTACAATAAACAGGATAATCGTGGAAGGTACCTTACGAGAACACTTAGAAAAACTGGTGGTGAAGATAGAAGAGAAGATAGGCCAAACATGTATTACCCTATAACTAGTCCGAAGGGTGACAAAGTTTTTCCAATAGGACCTTCTGGATATGAAAGTAGATGGCGTTGCTCTTCTGATACTTTTGATGATTTAGAAAGCAAGGGTATGATAGAGTGGTCTGAAAACAAAGAAGGTGAATTATTACCTTATTTAAAATTCTATCTCGAAGGTAGAACTAAACAAGTCGGCAATCTTTGGACAGGTATTCAAGGAAACAAAAAAGCATCAGCTGATGTAAAATCAGTTTTTCAAAAAAAAGTATTCGATACACCAAAACCAGTTGAATTAATCGATAGATGTATTCGTATATCTACTGACAAAAGTTCTATAATCTTAGACTCATTCGCAGGCTCAGGAACAACGGCTCATGCTGTATTAAACCTCAACAAAGAAGATGGTGGAAACCGTAAGTTTATTATGGTGGAAATGGAAGACTATGCCAAAGACATCACAGCAGAAAGAGTAAAACGTGTAATAGATGGTTATGGTAAGGATAAAAAAGCTGTAGATGGCACTGGTGGTGATTTCACCTATTACGAGCTGGGCAAGCCGTTGTTCAATGATAACCAAATTCTCAATGAAGAAGTCCCACTGAAAAACATCCTAGAATACGTATGGTACTCAGAGACCAAAAGCAACTATAAGCCACAAGATGAGAAATATTTACTCGGAAAAAAGGAAGACACAGCTTATTACTTTTATTACACTAAAGATAGCATAACCACCCTAGACATGGACTTTTTACGTCAAGTTAAAACCAAAGCCAGCAACTATATCATTTATGCTGACAACTGTTTACTTGACAAGGAACTCATGGATAAGTACCATATTGTTTTCAAGAAGATACCACGAGATATAAGTAGATTTTAA
- a CDS encoding tetratricopeptide repeat protein, whose translation MRKFTILIVLLHFITQAQIAEGDSLMTVGNYQAAMWSYQQAPEEASTFFKIARASAAMGNTDDAIDSYMDGMALDSTDVRARFELGKLLLGINDWSSALNIFNALQEEFPANATYHHYIGKTYQDLKQSDTAITSFKKALDLNENYRAALIEYLVENIRARNYNVASVYAQKYLKDYPDDVKINSLYGQALMNSRYSDKAIEVFEKLFELGSDTEYNRKSLAYAYFAANDHEKSNENYEKFLQDYDDKDPQVYFMMSKNYLALNEFELAQDYIERAIVFKTPNLAQEYLQLSSVYANKKDLKNALAALRKASEEAPNNDDIAYQLVIGADRYYADKKTKLTYYENFLENFPDSDYTEIAKERAGDLKKDIFMDGGDIVSDDN comes from the coding sequence ATGAGAAAGTTCACGATCCTTATAGTTTTGTTACATTTTATAACTCAAGCCCAAATTGCAGAAGGCGACAGCCTCATGACCGTAGGGAATTATCAGGCAGCGATGTGGTCGTACCAGCAAGCTCCAGAAGAGGCTTCTACTTTCTTTAAAATAGCAAGAGCTTCTGCAGCCATGGGAAATACAGACGATGCCATCGATAGCTATATGGACGGTATGGCACTGGACAGTACAGATGTAAGAGCGCGTTTTGAATTAGGAAAATTGTTGCTTGGAATTAATGACTGGTCCAGTGCGCTGAACATTTTTAATGCCTTGCAAGAAGAATTTCCAGCAAATGCAACCTATCATCATTACATCGGGAAGACCTATCAAGACCTCAAGCAAAGCGATACGGCGATCACCTCTTTTAAAAAAGCGCTGGATCTCAACGAGAACTATAGGGCAGCATTAATTGAATATCTCGTTGAGAATATCAGGGCGAGAAACTATAATGTAGCCAGTGTTTATGCTCAGAAGTACCTTAAAGACTACCCAGACGATGTCAAGATTAACAGTCTTTATGGACAAGCATTAATGAATTCAAGATATTCCGATAAAGCGATAGAGGTTTTTGAAAAACTATTTGAGCTGGGAAGCGACACGGAGTATAATCGCAAAAGTCTTGCTTATGCTTATTTCGCCGCAAATGATCATGAGAAGTCAAATGAAAACTACGAGAAATTCCTGCAAGATTATGATGACAAGGATCCTCAGGTATATTTTATGATGTCCAAAAATTATCTCGCACTAAATGAATTCGAACTAGCTCAAGATTATATTGAGAGAGCCATCGTTTTTAAAACTCCTAATCTGGCTCAAGAATATTTGCAATTGAGTTCAGTTTATGCCAATAAAAAAGACTTAAAAAACGCGCTGGCTGCTTTGCGAAAAGCATCAGAAGAGGCTCCTAATAATGATGATATCGCATATCAGCTTGTCATAGGTGCTGACCGCTACTACGCTGATAAGAAAACAAAGTTGACCTACTACGAGAATTTTCTCGAGAATTTTCCAGACAGTGATTACACGGAGATCGCAAAAGAGCGCGCAGGTGACCTAAAGAAAGATATCTTTATGGACGGCGGCGACATAGTAAGCGATGATAACTAG
- a CDS encoding Cof-type HAD-IIB family hydrolase — protein MIKLIATDIDGTLLDQHRSISDHTAATFKIIDLPKILISARMPQAMYYLQEMLDIAGTPIICYNGALVLDRDEVLYNLHIPFEQIETLAATALEHDLHISLYRKDEWFVTAMDQWAQREVNNTRVQPTVQDLQQTLDYFENTRDQGGAHKVMLMGDMVAMDSAFAKAEQQLGNQVHLYRSKDTYTEITPAGTSKKKALELLLKERFQESGMEHVAAFGDNYNDTEMLQAVGYGVAVANGRDEVKQAARYIADHHKKDGVALWLQENL, from the coding sequence ATGATAAAACTCATCGCTACAGACATAGACGGTACCCTGCTGGATCAGCACCGCTCCATATCAGACCATACCGCAGCAACTTTCAAAATCATAGACCTGCCTAAGATCTTGATTTCGGCGCGCATGCCGCAAGCCATGTACTACCTGCAAGAAATGTTAGACATCGCCGGTACACCTATTATTTGTTACAACGGTGCGCTAGTGCTGGATCGCGATGAGGTGTTGTATAATTTGCACATCCCCTTTGAGCAGATTGAAACCTTAGCGGCGACTGCGCTGGAGCACGATCTACACATCAGTCTCTACCGTAAGGACGAGTGGTTTGTGACAGCCATGGACCAGTGGGCGCAGCGCGAGGTAAACAATACCCGGGTACAGCCTACCGTGCAGGATTTACAACAGACTTTGGACTATTTTGAAAATACAAGGGACCAAGGTGGTGCCCACAAGGTGATGCTTATGGGCGATATGGTGGCTATGGATTCCGCTTTCGCGAAAGCGGAACAACAACTAGGCAATCAAGTCCATTTATACCGCTCAAAAGACACTTACACCGAGATCACTCCTGCAGGCACCTCCAAGAAAAAAGCGCTGGAACTGCTATTAAAAGAAAGGTTTCAGGAATCGGGAATGGAGCATGTGGCAGCATTCGGCGATAATTATAACGATACAGAAATGCTTCAGGCGGTAGGTTATGGAGTAGCGGTAGCAAATGGGCGCGATGAAGTTAAGCAAGCCGCGCGGTACATCGCTGATCATCATAAAAAAGATGGTGTTGCCCTCTGGCTTCAAGAGAACCTATAA
- a CDS encoding HNH endonuclease, with translation MEDSITRYLKLFKSLKRGHNKGLGKAPHKPILLLSIIELIKQKKIISNRIEVSSDLVLMFKSLFKQLVHSGHVDNFSLPYFHLRSEPFYRLAPKAGMNSRLKQYKSIKSINKLTELIAFAEIDRELYELLQVEDSRNIIKQFILNEYFSQTDSYIKYEIDGEDEIENEILNETAPNYQSKLKKLSEQLQKENFEEEIFVRGGIFKKTVPKIYNYSCCVTGFCVSSNHNVQMVDACHIIPFSISQNDTIQNGISLSPNIHRAFDRGLLTINQDYIVRISPSVSKKSSSESLLSLEGKRIELPDNENYLPSLEALEWHRKEVFLF, from the coding sequence GTGGAAGATTCAATCACTAGGTATTTAAAGCTTTTCAAAAGTTTAAAAAGGGGTCACAATAAGGGTTTAGGAAAAGCACCTCATAAACCTATACTTCTGCTTTCGATTATCGAATTAATCAAGCAAAAGAAAATAATTAGTAATAGAATAGAGGTAAGTAGCGACCTTGTTCTAATGTTTAAATCATTATTCAAGCAACTCGTACATTCTGGGCATGTCGATAACTTTTCATTACCATATTTTCATTTAAGGAGTGAACCTTTTTACAGGCTCGCACCGAAAGCTGGTATGAATTCAAGATTGAAACAATACAAAAGCATTAAAAGCATAAACAAATTGACAGAGTTAATTGCTTTTGCAGAAATTGACAGAGAATTGTATGAGCTTTTGCAAGTCGAGGATTCAAGGAATATTATCAAACAATTCATTCTAAATGAATATTTCTCACAAACAGATTCATATATAAAGTATGAGATTGACGGAGAAGATGAAATTGAAAATGAAATTCTCAATGAAACCGCACCAAACTACCAGTCAAAGTTGAAAAAATTAAGCGAACAACTTCAGAAAGAAAATTTTGAAGAGGAAATTTTTGTAAGAGGTGGCATATTTAAAAAAACAGTACCTAAAATTTATAATTATTCATGTTGTGTAACCGGGTTTTGCGTTAGTTCAAATCACAATGTTCAAATGGTTGACGCTTGCCATATTATTCCATTTAGTATAAGCCAGAATGATACCATTCAAAATGGAATTTCATTAAGCCCTAACATACATAGAGCTTTTGATAGAGGGCTACTTACCATTAACCAAGATTATATCGTTAGAATTTCACCCTCGGTAAGCAAAAAATCTTCTTCAGAATCACTACTTTCTTTGGAAGGTAAGAGAATAGAACTTCCAGACAATGAAAACTACTTGCCTTCTTTAGAAGCTTTAGAATGGCACAGAAAAGAAGTGTTTTTATTTTAG
- a CDS encoding JAB domain-containing protein, producing MKVSEIKVIYSSGSEPKRKIKDSASTYELIIENWNLDTIEFVEEVKILLLNNANEVLGFHFLGRGGSSSCVIDVKIILSVALKAHASGIVVIHNHPSGKLVASEADKSITRKIQKACQLLDIRLLDHLIITKSGYLSFADKGYL from the coding sequence ATGAAAGTTTCTGAAATCAAAGTAATCTACTCTAGTGGCTCGGAGCCTAAGAGAAAGATTAAAGATAGTGCCTCAACTTATGAGTTGATCATAGAGAATTGGAATCTGGACACCATTGAATTTGTTGAAGAGGTAAAAATTTTATTGTTAAATAACGCCAATGAGGTCTTAGGGTTTCACTTTTTAGGAAGGGGAGGCTCCAGTAGTTGTGTTATAGACGTCAAGATAATTTTATCTGTAGCATTGAAGGCACATGCCTCCGGTATTGTAGTCATTCATAACCACCCGTCTGGAAAACTTGTTGCCAGCGAAGCTGATAAAAGTATAACCCGTAAAATTCAAAAGGCATGTCAGCTTTTAGATATAAGGTTACTAGACCACTTGATTATTACAAAATCTGGCTATTTAAGTTTTGCAGATAAGGGGTATTTATAA